The following is a genomic window from Aythya fuligula isolate bAytFul2 chromosome 7, bAytFul2.pri, whole genome shotgun sequence.
TGCATGAAATTTTAGGCATTATAATTTACCAAGCTTACACCAAGATGGCATTTGAAACTGACATGagctattaattaaaaaaaaaggacattaaatAATAGTCAGTTGACATCTAAATTACTATTTTGTTAGCTGACAGCAGCTTGCCTCAAGGCTCTCTCTCAAGTGTTAGTAAATATCCCATTGACTTTAAGGGCATCCCATTATGAATTGATTGTTTAAATCACAATGTTATATACCTGGATAGAGTGGTGAATGTTAATTATTTCACAATGAGCTGACAGTATGATTTGGGTCtagaaacacttctgttttaagGATTTGGGAAAGTGTCAAGGGGGACATATAAGAAtgtttatttcagtggaaaacgTGATCTTGCAATGTGTTGGCTAGGTTCAGTTTCAGCTAATAGGGGCTTTAGCATAAATGGAGATTTGTGTATGTGGCTGTGATACTCCCACTCAGAGTATATCCCAGTTAGAGGGAGAAATTGAATGACTTGAGGCACTTGTGGCAATAACAgtgtgaaaattaaaacaaaatttggcTTATTATGAATTCGGCAAGTGCTCTATCAGGTGGATTAAAGTGgtgaagtttgttttgtttttccctgaacAAACACTAATAATCATCAGTGGTGaagtagaaaattaaattgattgTGGATGATATGccagttttccttttcagtcctACAGGGGTGATATCCTGATTATCATTGAGGGATTCAGGTTGCCTGTGTAGCTGAGGGATTCAGGATGGTTTTATGATTGATTGGAATAAATCTAGGACTAAGTAATTTCTGATAGAGGACTTTGCGTTATCAAAAGGGTTTCCGGGATGAACCACTGTCCTAAAAATGCTATGAATTAGAATCTCCAGGGTAGTGAAGCAAGTAGTGAAAATTAGGTTAGATCTAATTATCACATCTCTCCACTGACCTGAATAAATGGGAAGCTATCCCTTTGAcctatggggaaaaataaatcagataaaaatgaaCATATAGCTTGGATATTCTTGAGGAAACTCCTTAGTATTTGTGACACTGTAGCACTTAATCATGATGAGTACTTACCAGGTAATATATCAATGCTGTTTTCAGGAAATCGATGTTCAGGTTGGAAAATCAGGTTGGAGGGTTacttttgcttgcttgtttgtttttgttaagaaCATCTACCTCCCATACATCTCCTTGCAGAGATATACAAGCAACCTCAACCATTTAAATGATGAATGTTGGAAACTGAAACGTGTCATTTCCCACTGTTCTGTGGTTAAAGTTTTGTCCTACAAAGAAGAGATGCCAACATGGATGAGAGTCCTATGGAAAGGTCTTCCTctagaggttaggaggaaagATGAAATAGGACATTGGATCTTGTATACTGAATTTCCCTTTGATTTCTGCGAGTAGTTTGCTTggatttaaaaatgataatGCAAAGAACAAATAGGTTGAGTTTGCATCATCTGAGATGTGGAAGAgcatatatttgtttataaaacaagCCACCATATGAACTTCCTTTCTAAAACTTGATGCTATTACAAGGATATCTGATTTTCATAGGTAATATTGTTAACTTTCTCATCTATAATCTCTCTGTAAGTTCTTTAGAGCCTAAATTATGTGTTTGTATTATTTGCAGCATTGTTGTATCAGTCATACTACTCCATCCTTACAGTAGGTAAACAataattaattatgtttttgttagttACTGAGGATCACATTAGGTATTAACTATTTTATATTACAAACCAATAGTTTCATTAAGACCAGTAAATGACTATTTTGCTTCCTCAGATTAGCATCTGTATTATAGAATCCCTTAAAAATCCACTAAGCGGTAATACATAGATGCCTTGAAGTGAACAAGAACAAAGACTTGTTAATAAACTACTAAATACCACAGTACTGTTGAAAAGTAAAATGGACTAAGAAGAAATGGTGGATTTCTAGTTGTTTTCCactacacaggaaaaaaagtcatcattAGGATACCTAGTTTTGTCCCCAGATACTGTGGTATTACAGCTTTTCTCTAAGTTGGTGTCAGTGTTTCTAAGGCAGAATGTGCAGTGTGTACTGTGTCACACTTCCAGCCTTAAGACCCCAAGTTTAACATGCAACTAGGAACCTCACAGATAGTGCCATCTGTATTTGATCCAGGCAGTAAATCTACTGCCTTTTGTGTCTCTCCTTGTCTTTGTCCCCTTCCTTCCATTCTCCTGAGTCTGGTCTctgagatttctgttttctttctccctccccattTGTTGCTGTGTCTGTACTGTCCTTAACACACCAGAAACACCTTACTGGGTGCTCTATGCTCTGTCTTTTGGTTCTGCAGCAGTCCTAATTTACTTTAAGGCTGATACACAGAAAGCGTGAATGAGTGTCTTGTAAGAGAAGAGACTGAACACAGTGTGTGATGAGAAAGGAAACGGGGTTTGTGACAGTTAGCTGTGTTAGGCTGTGGAAGCGTCCCCTTGGGCAAACAACAGATGCTCCGTGCTGGGGCCTTTCTCTGTTAGGCAAAACATTACAATACTTTCTGCAAAGACTGTCCTTGCCTTGATGTTAAACTGAGTGTTTGCATATGTTGTGTTGCCTCTGTGAGGAATGACTGATGAGGACGTGCCTATTAGCACTTCTATCCACCTCTCTGAGAGAGGCCAAAAGGCTTTTCTTAGGTCACTGAGAACAGCTGTTGCCTTCAGTCCATGAGAATGCTGATTAAttcatgtaatttcattttttttacacacataaaatatcttagggagaaacaaaacattgtcTGCCCCCACTCTACATCTCCACCCTATTGAATGACTTCAGATGAGGAACAGCCATCCCCTAAGCAGTCTGACACTACCTCTTGTGCCTGTGAGTCCATAAGGTGCTCACAACCTAAAATGGCCTTACTGGTTCTGGGTAGCGGGAGCAAAAGTGGAGGGTAAAAATACATCCCTCACAATGGGAATGGTCACCGCATGACCTTGATTTGAAAGACCTTTGGGTGAAGGGAGTTCTTGGAACTGAGGCCCAGTCACAGTGACTGGGAAACTTTTGATGAAGCCATTTGCTGTGGTTTATATCtttctggctttttattttttcctcttggatcctctttttttttttttttttttttccatctctctaTTCCTTTCTGGAAATCTAAAGGGCTTGTGAAAATATATCGGTATAGTAaaagctctgctgcagagaaaacatggaaaaattctACCAATGTCAAAGAGAATCTAAGTTCAGCACCTCTGAAATGAGACCTTTGGCTTTCATCCAAATctaaggctttttaaaaaattatttgtatttttttgagCTTGCTATTAAATATAGTGCAAAATAAAAGGGCAGAATCAAAAgcttttgaagtattttcttttgaaaatgaatctCAGTCTGCTGGGATTTCTTTCCTAGTTCTTAAATGTCAAACCCCTGTTATGTGGAATTTCCTTTTCCATGCAGCTCCACTAGATGTACTGGGTGTCATGGTCCTCTAGACcgtaaataaatttatattatattatcaTTCAAATCACAGTTGTGGGGAAGTATCATacataaagaaagagaaatttatcATTACAGTTTGCATATCATGCTGCCCCTCAGAAAACCCTGGGAGCAATGATTCTTACCTTCTATCCATTTTGCCATCTGACTCTAaagagagaacaggaaaatgcaGTTAGTTTAGAAACCAGGAAAAGAGTGGTGAAAGGCCTGTTCACATGCTGTGAGAATGCAACAAGGAGAACATAGgtagagctgctggaggaggtaAAGGTCCAGCCATCCTTTCTGAGGCAAAACTCTTTAATATTAGTAGTGCCATGCAGCCTTCCTAAAGCCCTTCTTAATTCTTCCAGCTAGAATATCTCACAACAACTTTctcaaaactatttttgctAACGTTTTGGGTATTTTGAGAtattgtggtgtttttgttttgttttcttttgttttgttttggtagtgCATATCCAGAGTGTAATGAGAAACAACTTCAGGGGTAGATGCTTGATGAGAATTAGGAGGAAGCAATTTCCCCTTAGGGAATGTAGTGCCAATAAAGAAAGCATCAGCTCTTTGTCTTTCAGGAAGTAGCATTACGCCATCATTTGTATCCTCACAGGGTACCTGGGGAGTCTGTTTGCAAAACTATCCTTTAAGAGACAAGCATTTACTGTAAACAGCATGAAACACAAGGAGATCTCAATCTTTGGATAAGAAATCGGGAGTATTTTCGCTTACCTCCAAATACATTGtcaagcatttgttttttgatCATGCAAATTATGACTGCTATAAAACCAATTGCTAGAAAGGCTCCCAGAGTAACTCCTATAATAAGATATGTGAAATCtgcaaaaattgaaaacaagaCAGTGAATATACGCCAATAAGTAATAAATACAGCTGTTTGTTTCAGATGTGGTAACACAAATCTGCCAAagttaaaatacatctttttttaaagtcactttATTCTTCAGAAGTGGCTGATGATGCTGAGCCAGACCAGGTAGGTGATGATATTCACACACCAGACTACCCCTGCACAGCATGAAACCATATGAAACTGTGGCTAAGGGGCTCGATGCAGTTATATGATAATGAACAAGTTTCACTCTTTGTGTGTACAGGTCTCAGCTGAGTTTTACAGCTAGGACTCTAACTTTTTTGCCAGATTCTACTACCCCCACTCCCTCTCCGCTCTTTATCCTACCAATCTCCCATTCCTGCTTCCCCTACCTGCATGTGCACAGCTTCATCTCCTCCCCCCAACCCCATCATCCTGCTCTGCCTGACTACTCTGCCTGTAACTCTTTtcagggaggaagcaggagaatTTTAAGTGTAAACTATGAagcatattattattttgcatcaCTATGTGTACATAGGGTCCACCTTCATCTGTCATGCTGGAGACTACAGGATCTGTGATACTCCTGGCTCTGTTCTCCCTATGCTCATTATATTTagttaaaattcattttaagtcTCCAATCACATGGTAGAACTCTGCTGTGCTAGGCAAAGTTGAAGCACACAACCAGATAATAATTTTCTACacataaaaagtttttaaattcttctatGTGTATTCAGTCCCAGaacctccccccctcccccccggaCTTTCTGCCTGGAAGTGAAAATCTCCCCATAAACTGACCTATTTCATCCTCTGAGTTTTCAGAAGCATAGACCTTTGCTCTccaaaaatctgaaaaggaaatatttttgtctgttaagacattaggaagaatgtGCTATATGTACCTGAGCTAAAGCTAAGAATGTGTATCAGGCTATTCCCAAAGGAAAGGAACATCCAGGTAAAGGTTAAGAAAGGACCTGAGGCTTCCTGCAGTAGCAAAGTGTTAGCAAAGTTATATGAAATTAGTAAAGTTCATGAGGAAATCTTAGACATTTGGAACAAATCACTGAATGGTAATTTTTGGACAGAATggaaaatatagttttaaaaacttttgttATAGTACTGTTTCCTTTCTAAGATTTCCTCACTGCAAGCCCATGAGCTGTGTGCAAGAGTTGAAACAGAAGTTGCTATAAATCACAGAAAGGACTACAGATACAGTAAAGCTAGTAAGACATGCTAGCAAAAGAGGACACAACAAAACCCCAGCCCTACATGTGCTGTAGCCCCAgccttcaaaaagaaatttagaGAAGAGTCTTTTTCTCTTGTGGGCAAGAAAACCTTGTGAGCTGGAAGCAACCTTTCCAGAGATTCCTGTGCCAAGCTGCCTGTTCATCAAAaggccctgctcctggccctgctctcTTCCATAAAGCCACTGAGCTGGGCTGCCTGATGCTTGGATTGTGCAGGGTCCCTCAAGATAGAGTGGgtttgaagaaaacaattcttGCCCATGTAGTTTTTGAAGGAGATGGACTCAAAACTTTCCAACAATAAGaagtagtttgtttgtttgtttgtttaaaaaaaaaaaaaaaaaaaaaaagtcatatttgaTGTTGCTTGCTCATTGTAGGAAATTGCTGAAAATGTACAACTGAATGTTTCCCAGTGATGGGCATGCAAGGGTGTTCCCACCAAAATCTTTTCAAGCAACACCAAATAACCTAACTGTTGCACAGCTGCATGAGTTGCTTGGAGCATGAGAAGGCTTTAAAGGCAGATGTATCccctgtgttttaaaacaatgtgCTATTAAATTTCTGTCTCTGGTAAATTCCTCAGGTGGAACTCAAAGTCCTCTCCAGCTATTGCTGGGCAGACAACAGACATTATTTGGCTGACAACAGACATTATTATTTCCAGAACCAAACCTGTGTTGTGGTTGGCAATGGACTGATGCAGATGGAATTAGTACCTCTGCACCAGAGTACTTATCCTGTAAAACATCAAGGCCTACATTAAGCGTTTACAGCATGTGAGATTACTAAACCTACCCTGGAAGACACAGGATGATCTGCTCCTCTGTTGCTTTGCTGGACCTGCATCCCTGAGGGTACCCTCCTTGGCAATCCGCTGCCTGTGTTATGGTACTTCTGGTTGGTCATAAGGGACTTGGTAGGAAGACAGCTGTTCTGCACCCCACGTTGTCTTTTCATAGGCATTCCACACTTTAATGGGGATTTCTGACTGAAACTCAAATGGGATTTCAAGGTCTTAAATGCATCCAGCTTTCCTTTGGCTAAAATGCCCACGTGGTAAAACCCAGATTGCCTCTCACCATGGAGAAATAATCCTGCCTTTTTGAGGTTTTGGGGgctgtgctttcatttctttcccactAAAATGAATACTTAAAAATgagcttgtttttaaatttcaagcGTAATCCTCTCATTCTCCAAAGCCACCAAACCAGCCATTTCTGTCCCTTTAGAGACATCAGTGTTGAGTCTGCTTTTCGGATTGCTGAAAATCTCTTTAGCTGAGTCTGGGCTCTGGGGCTTCTGCCATTACATCAGAAAAATCTGATACATTGGGTGACTCtgaacagatttgtttttgtttcctggcCTTAGTCACATTTCTAATCCCaaattttcataaattacaAACCATGCTTCAAAATCCTGGAGACAAGCTTAAAAAAGTCTTGAGTTTTAAACCATATGTATTTAGTGAGCTGTAATACTGAGCGGAAAgtccttttttccccaattttttCTTCGTAATcaaaaaatatcaggaaactTCTTTTATACaggcagaaatgttttctttcaaaaaatcccATGACACTCAGAGATGGGATTTGGAAGGGGTAGGGAATCCAGTGGCACATATGATCACAAAAGCTGACTTCTCTACATGACCAAAatcaatgtaaaaaaataaataaaaaataaaacaaaaaacaataatcaCAAAAGTCTAAGAATACATAGGTATAGAAAGCAATGTTTCTGATTTTCCAGATTAAAAACCAGTCTCTTTGCTCCTGCctgtgaatttatttcattataaattaaaaaaaaaaaaaaaaaactttcttccaTCCACTTAATTATTCTTTGTGCTCAtatgaagaatgttttaaattcaAACATAATAAAAGTTATATTGTATTACTTTTATTATCCTAATGGTCATAATACATAGACCTTAATGTATGCTTTCTAATGGAATTAAACCAGTGACAGATTATGTGTTTTATggcagaaataatattttacatggAATATTTTATGTAGGTCACTTTAATATATtgagatttaatttttagtttctttttaaaaagggagggagggaaatcTCTGAAAACCCACAGGACTGCAGAGAATGTTTTCAATTCATAGTTTCAATATGGTTTTAATTAACGTTTAATATCATTTACTGGATGCTGCTTAAATACCGCTTGCTTTTGAGGACTGTGTGTTTGGTAGCtagcttctgtttgttttcatttctccttaGGTGGAAGGAAGGGGATCAACACAGTTaaacacattttgctgtttgatCTAGGTTCCATCATCAGTTCAGATCTCCTGGGGATATACACAGTCCTCCCAGGACAGGGTGATAGAAATGATTCCTaatgctctgcagctccctaGTCCCAGTTCTAGCTTTCTGTCTGGCCCACATCTCTGCAGACTGGGCTCAGACTAACTCCCTTTCTTGAATAAACCCTCTGAACTTGGACAGCATTTTCTTCTGGGTCATAGAGCCTTGCAGATGAATTTAATATCTATACCAGAGTGACTTGTGATCGTTTTCGAAGGGTCTTGACATAACTGATGGTGTTTTCCCAGCCTTTATGCAAGCCTGACTCATGCATTTGCACTGTGATGCAGACAGATTGTGTCGCATTGATCATCTATGTTGTGGTTAAATCAGGAGATGTGATTTACCTCTAccaaggcagagcagccaggcaggcagTGAGCCCATATGAACACACCACGCTCTGAGGGGACCAGAAGCCTCTGTGTGCATGATCTCTGTGAACCCTAGGCATGATTAGCCCTCCAGCCATGGGCAGAATTGGGTGAAGCTGAACACAGCTCCTGAGGCCAGCAGCccatgctgggagctgccccacCAAGGAATGTCCTGTTCTCCATCTGCTACCCATGGGTGCTCAGACAGTGCCTTGCCAATGGGTCAACACAGGGAGAAAAGTGGTGCAGAATGCactgttaatatatatatatatgtagatatttAGTGTAGCAAAATTGTCAGTtacatctgaattttgtaagATAAGCACTGCTGGCATGCAGGCAAATGGGTCATTCCTCAGTCCTTTTCTGTAGTAATAGAGGAGGACAGGAGTCACTCCCACAAGGAGACAGGAATTTGGTGAGCTCTAGCCCTTGTCAGGCTCCTCTCCATCTAGGTCCCATGGATGTGGCATTGCCTGCACCTTTCTCTGTGCCACTTGGAGCCAtgttaatgtattttccttGTATCTATTGCAAGGTTACCTTTTGCACCTCTTTGCTCCAGGGAAATGCTATTGGATTAATGGGACTTGTGCCATTTGCTTGCTGAGCAATAGATAGTCAGTAACTAGAGAGCAATGGTTGCACTTTCTCTTTAGACCTGTAAAAACAGCTGCTATCCATGCCTTACGTGGCGGACAGTCTCCATCTCTCTGAGCTCCTGGAAGCATCTATAGGAAGGTGCAGAGGTTTTCAAGAGCCAACTAAAGGACAGTAAGAGCAATAAATTTCTATGTATACTCTGAGAAGGATGACAAGAGGATAGAGCACTGCTTTAGACTTAAGAATAGTGCTACATTcaagagcagaggcagaagcaCATATGCAGTGGGTGCAAGCTGGAAGAGCTGAGCTGTATGCTTCAGGTGGGGCAAACTGTCTTGTGGGATTCCCCAAGGCAAATGATGATTTTCGGTAAATTTCTGCTTGAAGTAGGTTGATGTAGGAAGCGT
Proteins encoded in this region:
- the TMEM273 gene encoding transmembrane protein 273, producing the protein MISLTSWISVPTTFLLLLHFWRAKVYASENSEDEIDFTYLIIGVTLGAFLAIGFIAVIICMIKKQMLDNVFGESDGKMDRRSNMGSSQNRDDINVLGKPSTNNQ